The following are encoded in a window of Fusobacterium sp. genomic DNA:
- a CDS encoding flavodoxin, protein MKTGIFYGSTTGVTQDISERVGKLLNADVMPASDIDKIKDYDLAILATSTWGMGDLQDDWFDPLDKLKTMDLTGKKIALIGVGDQEGFGDTFVDGIGIIYDEIKGKGITLVGKTSTDGYSFSDSKGADDGEFLGLVIDENNQSNLTDERIAAWVEKLK, encoded by the coding sequence ATGAAAACTGGAATTTTTTATGGAAGTACAACTGGGGTTACTCAAGATATTTCTGAAAGAGTAGGAAAATTATTAAATGCAGATGTTATGCCAGCATCTGATATTGATAAAATAAAAGACTATGATCTTGCTATACTGGCTACATCTACATGGGGTATGGGAGATCTTCAAGATGACTGGTTTGATCCTCTTGATAAATTAAAAACAATGGATCTTACTGGAAAAAAAATAGCCTTGATAGGTGTAGGAGATCAAGAAGGATTTGGAGATACTTTTGTTGACGGAATAGGAATAATCTATGATGAAATAAAAGGTAAAGGAATCACTCTTGTAGGAAAAACTTCTACTGATGGATATTCATTCTCAGATTCAAAAGGTGCAGATGATGGTGAGTTCTTAGGACTTGTTATTGATGAAAATAACCAAAGCAATCTGACTGATGAAAGAATAGCTGCATGGGTTGAAAAGTTAAAATAA
- a CDS encoding HAD family hydrolase translates to MIKLIITDMDGTLLDDNNHINEEFWKIERKINEKGIIFAAASGRQYYNLLHRFASIKDDILFIAENGTYVMYKNKELYINTIPKEETIELIEASRGIEETCVVLCGKKSAYVEPGNEKFMEEFRKYYTELQIVDDITKVEDDILKLAVCDFRGSEKNSYTHFKKFENRYKVVVSGKIWLDIMMSDANKGKAVEMIQKKLDISYDETMVFGDYLNDLEMMSTGKYSFAMENAHPLLKTHSNFIAESNNNNGVIKAIKKYVL, encoded by the coding sequence ATGATAAAATTGATTATTACAGATATGGATGGAACTCTCCTTGATGATAACAATCATATAAATGAGGAATTTTGGAAAATTGAAAGAAAAATTAATGAAAAGGGTATCATCTTTGCTGCTGCAAGTGGAAGACAATACTATAATCTTCTCCATAGATTCGCTTCTATAAAAGATGATATACTTTTTATAGCTGAAAATGGTACTTATGTTATGTACAAAAATAAAGAATTATATATTAATACAATTCCAAAAGAAGAAACTATTGAACTTATTGAAGCTTCTCGAGGAATAGAAGAAACTTGCGTAGTTCTTTGTGGAAAGAAATCTGCATATGTAGAACCTGGAAATGAAAAATTTATGGAAGAATTTAGAAAATACTATACTGAATTGCAAATAGTTGATGATATTACTAAAGTAGAAGATGATATTTTAAAATTAGCTGTTTGTGATTTCAGAGGCTCTGAAAAAAATAGCTATACTCATTTTAAAAAATTTGAAAACAGATATAAAGTAGTTGTTTCAGGAAAAATATGGCTGGATATAATGATGTCTGATGCTAATAAAGGAAAAGCTGTTGAGATGATTCAGAAAAAACTTGATATATCATATGATGAAACAATGGTTTTTGGAGACTATTTAAATGATCTTGAAATGATGTCTACAGGAAAATACAGTTTCGCCATGGAAAATGCTCATCCTCTTTTAAAAACTCATTCTAACTTTATAGCTGAAAGTAATAATAATAATGGAGTAATAAAAGCTATAAAAAAATATGTTTTATAA
- a CDS encoding P1 family peptidase, producing MGIENLNIKIGEFPSGKNNLISDIKGIKVGHTTLNDGKIKTGVTALLPHSGNIFKDKFMCSSYVINGFGKSCGLMQINELGTLETPIILTNTLSVGTASTALIKYMFKNNKDIKVTAGTINPVVCECNDGYLNDIRGFHVKEEHIFQAIESADIKFQEGNIGAGTGMSCYQLKGGIGSASRIIRLDEKEYTVGAMVLSNFGLKKDLIVNGKKLGDKIIALENEEQLEKGSIIIILATDIPMNERQLKRISKRVPVSLARTGSHIGNGSGDVVIAFTTANKINHYEEKDIISIKIINENKIDIIFRAIIETVEESILSSLLHSTKTVGRDGNTRESLNKYIDFILK from the coding sequence ATGGGAATAGAAAATTTAAATATAAAAATAGGAGAGTTTCCTTCTGGAAAAAATAATCTTATAAGTGATATTAAGGGAATAAAAGTTGGTCATACTACTTTAAATGATGGAAAAATAAAAACTGGAGTTACTGCTTTACTTCCCCATTCTGGAAATATATTTAAAGATAAATTTATGTGTTCTTCTTATGTAATAAATGGTTTTGGAAAAAGCTGTGGTTTAATGCAAATCAATGAACTTGGAACACTTGAAACTCCTATTATTCTCACAAACACCCTAAGTGTAGGAACTGCTTCTACTGCTCTTATTAAATATATGTTTAAAAATAATAAAGATATTAAAGTAACTGCTGGGACTATAAATCCAGTAGTTTGTGAATGTAATGATGGTTATTTAAATGATATAAGAGGATTTCATGTAAAAGAGGAACATATTTTTCAAGCTATAGAAAGTGCAGATATAAAATTTCAAGAAGGAAATATAGGAGCTGGTACAGGAATGAGCTGTTATCAGCTAAAGGGAGGAATTGGCTCAGCTTCAAGAATAATTAGATTAGATGAAAAAGAATATACAGTTGGAGCTATGGTACTTTCAAATTTTGGATTAAAAAAGGATCTTATAGTAAATGGAAAAAAATTAGGAGATAAGATTATTGCCTTGGAAAATGAAGAACAATTAGAAAAAGGTTCTATTATAATTATTCTTGCTACTGATATCCCTATGAATGAAAGACAATTAAAAAGAATTTCTAAAAGAGTTCCTGTTTCTCTTGCCAGAACTGGTTCACATATTGGTAATGGAAGTGGAGATGTTGTTATTGCTTTTACTACTGCAAACAAAATTAATCATTATGAAGAAAAAGATATTATAAGTATAAAAATAATCAATGAAAATAAGATAGATATAATTTTCCGCGCAATTATAGAAACTGTGGAAGAATCTATTCTCAGTTCTCTCCTTCATAGTACCAAAACAGTGGGCAGAGATGGTAATACAAGGGAATCATTAAATAAATATATTGATTTTATACTCAAATAA
- a CDS encoding PLP-dependent aspartate aminotransferase family protein, whose amino-acid sequence MSVKDMELETKLTHGCHTPDSETRSLTSPIYQTATYGAVTQEHFEDMCYNWGHVYTRESNPTTDELARTLALIEGCETGVVTSSGMGAVTSMFFSQVKSGDHIICANGMFSHTTLFVKECLMNFGVEADFVDARDYENVEKCLKSNTKIVYIESPLNPSLRLVDIEKIAKLKEKQDFIFVVDSTFAPNPIQYPTKLGADLVIHSLTKFLNGHGDAIGGAVLGKRELIHKIKWPSMPCFTGACLAPMTAWLILRGVRTLDMRVERHCKNALAIAEFLENHPLIENVNYPGLKSSPDYELCQKQMNGMGGGMLSFTLKKAGTNEERVAMTKRFINKVKLITIATSLGEGHTLISLYDGGLVRIAVGLEKDTDLIADLRDALNKINEGER is encoded by the coding sequence ATGTCTGTAAAAGATATGGAATTAGAAACAAAATTAACTCATGGATGTCATACTCCAGATAGTGAAACAAGATCACTCACTTCACCTATATATCAGACAGCAACATATGGAGCTGTTACTCAAGAGCATTTTGAAGATATGTGTTATAACTGGGGACATGTATATACCAGAGAATCAAATCCTACAACTGACGAACTTGCAAGAACTCTTGCTTTAATAGAAGGATGTGAAACTGGAGTAGTAACTTCTTCAGGAATGGGAGCAGTAACTTCTATGTTTTTCAGTCAAGTAAAAAGTGGAGATCATATAATTTGTGCAAATGGAATGTTTTCTCATACAACACTTTTTGTAAAAGAATGTCTTATGAATTTTGGAGTAGAAGCAGATTTTGTAGATGCTAGAGATTATGAGAATGTAGAAAAATGTTTAAAATCAAATACAAAAATAGTATACATAGAATCACCTTTAAATCCTTCATTGAGACTAGTAGATATAGAAAAAATAGCCAAATTAAAAGAAAAACAAGATTTTATATTTGTAGTTGATTCTACATTTGCTCCAAATCCTATACAATATCCAACAAAATTAGGAGCAGATCTTGTTATTCATAGTCTTACAAAATTTCTCAATGGCCATGGAGATGCAATAGGAGGGGCAGTTCTTGGAAAAAGAGAACTTATTCATAAAATAAAATGGCCCTCTATGCCTTGCTTTACAGGAGCGTGCCTTGCCCCAATGACAGCATGGCTTATTCTTAGAGGAGTAAGAACACTTGATATGAGAGTAGAGAGACATTGTAAAAATGCTTTAGCAATAGCTGAATTTTTAGAAAATCATCCTCTTATTGAAAATGTGAATTATCCTGGATTAAAATCTAGTCCAGATTATGAATTATGTCAGAAACAGATGAATGGAATGGGTGGCGGAATGCTTTCATTCACTTTGAAAAAGGCTGGAACTAATGAAGAAAGAGTTGCTATGACAAAAAGATTTATAAATAAAGTAAAGCTAATTACAATAGCTACAAGTCTTGGAGAAGGACATACTCTTATATCTTTATATGATGGGGGACTTGTAAGAATAGCAGTGGGACTGGAAAAAGATACTGATCTTATAGCAGATTTAAGAGATGCATTGAATAAAATAAATGAGGGGGAGAGATAA
- a CDS encoding MATE family efflux transporter yields the protein MSVVILFCTCYMVGYALEIYIKVDGNPVYPAICVMSGGIINVFLDYLFVVVYPYGIKGAAFATGMSQLTSMSMLLFYILFKTKKIKFIKLKYSFKDLLKISKIGFAEFLAEVSTGIAIFIFNIVIIKELGEKGVSAFGIIGYISSFVVMTMIGFSQGIQPIVSFNLGAKKYTDVIKTLKISLLMIIAAGIVFYGSINIFSEKIISIFLNDIETFKMTKYALTVYSFAYIINGLNIVTAGYFTAVKKVKISTTITILRGIILIGIFLIVLPKVFGTTGIWWSVPAAELATLVSSFYFIRKYIYKYEIVRV from the coding sequence ATGAGTGTTGTTATTTTATTCTGTACTTGCTATATGGTTGGTTATGCTCTTGAAATATATATAAAAGTGGATGGTAATCCCGTTTATCCAGCTATTTGCGTTATGTCTGGAGGGATTATAAATGTATTTTTAGACTATCTTTTTGTAGTTGTATATCCTTATGGAATAAAAGGAGCTGCTTTCGCTACTGGAATGTCACAACTTACATCTATGTCTATGCTTCTTTTTTATATATTATTTAAAACTAAGAAGATAAAATTCATAAAATTAAAATATTCTTTTAAAGATTTATTAAAAATTTCTAAAATAGGTTTTGCTGAATTTCTAGCAGAAGTTTCTACTGGTATTGCTATATTTATTTTTAATATTGTCATAATAAAAGAACTGGGAGAAAAAGGAGTTTCTGCTTTTGGTATAATTGGCTACATTTCTTCTTTTGTTGTTATGACCATGATTGGATTCAGCCAAGGAATACAACCTATTGTCAGTTTTAATCTAGGAGCAAAGAAATATACAGATGTAATAAAAACTTTAAAAATAAGCTTATTAATGATAATAGCTGCAGGAATAGTTTTTTATGGAAGTATTAATATTTTCTCTGAAAAAATAATATCAATTTTCTTAAATGATATAGAAACATTTAAAATGACAAAATATGCTCTTACTGTTTATAGTTTTGCTTATATAATTAATGGATTAAATATAGTTACTGCTGGATATTTTACTGCTGTAAAAAAAGTTAAAATTTCTACTACAATAACTATTTTAAGAGGTATTATTCTTATAGGAATATTCCTTATAGTTCTTCCTAAAGTATTTGGTACAACAGGTATATGGTGGTCTGTTCCTGCTGCTGAACTGGCTACTCTTGTTTCATCTTTTTATTTTATCAGGAAATATATATATAAATATGAGATTGTCAGAGTTTAA
- a CDS encoding YcxB family protein, giving the protein MEFKNKYIYTQQMFREFIKYYKYRYLHIGIIFLIISTIFCLFIANKFGLVNIKFVFSMIGMVVLLLLVNFLYTLESEILYKNSLEEEGILETEVEFTNKIVVKIGKNKKYFDYEDITSIYNLKGICILTIGKTNGIILKKNGFYLGDYADFLHFIKSKCNKVKKLGLILQEY; this is encoded by the coding sequence ATGGAATTTAAAAATAAATATATTTATACCCAGCAGATGTTTAGAGAATTCATAAAATATTATAAATATAGATATCTTCATATAGGCATAATATTTCTTATTATAAGTACTATATTTTGTTTATTTATAGCTAATAAATTTGGTTTAGTAAATATAAAATTTGTTTTTTCTATGATTGGAATGGTTGTTCTTCTTTTATTGGTAAATTTTCTTTATACTTTAGAAAGTGAGATTTTATATAAGAATTCATTAGAGGAAGAAGGTATTTTGGAAACAGAAGTGGAATTTACTAATAAAATAGTTGTAAAAATAGGTAAGAATAAAAAATATTTTGATTATGAAGATATAACTTCAATTTATAATTTAAAGGGTATATGTATCTTAACTATTGGAAAAACTAATGGTATCATTTTGAAAAAGAATGGATTTTATTTGGGTGATTATGCAGATTTTTTACATTTTATAAAATCAAAATGTAATAAAGTAAAAAAATTAGGATTAATCTTACAAGAATATTAA
- a CDS encoding cation:proton antiporter yields the protein MLTSLALIFLVGLILGALFTKLKLPALLGMIITGIILGPFALNLLDDSILSISPSLRQLALVIILTRAGLAMDIEDLKKAGRSAFLMCFLPALFEIIGTVLIAPKLLGITVLEAAIIGSVIAAVSPAVVVPRMLKLIEEKRGTGKSIPQLIMAGASVDDVFVIVLFTSFLGFEKGGGLSVIKLVYVPISIAVGIITGIVIGYILVKFFKKFHMTDSVKVVILLSISFLLLELEKKMGEKIPFSSLIAVMSIGIGILKNYDILAKRLSAKFSKLWVAAEILLFVLVGATVDIKYAIAAGFLAIILILGALVFRMAGVYFCLLGSRLNTKERAFTMMAYTPKATVQAAIGGIPLAMGLACGELTLTVAVLSILVTAPLGAFAIDYSYKKLLKQG from the coding sequence ATGTTAACAAGTTTGGCACTTATATTTTTAGTAGGATTGATATTAGGAGCACTGTTTACAAAATTAAAACTTCCAGCTCTTTTGGGAATGATAATAACAGGAATAATATTAGGTCCATTTGCTTTGAATCTTTTAGACGATTCTATACTTTCAATATCTCCAAGTCTTAGGCAGCTAGCCTTAGTTATAATTCTTACAAGAGCAGGATTGGCAATGGATATAGAAGATTTAAAAAAAGCAGGAAGATCAGCTTTTCTTATGTGCTTTTTACCAGCATTGTTTGAAATAATAGGAACTGTACTTATAGCTCCAAAACTTTTAGGAATAACAGTACTGGAAGCAGCCATAATAGGAAGTGTAATAGCTGCAGTGTCTCCAGCAGTTGTAGTTCCAAGAATGTTGAAATTAATAGAGGAAAAAAGAGGAACAGGAAAAAGTATTCCCCAGTTGATAATGGCAGGAGCTTCAGTAGATGATGTGTTTGTTATTGTACTTTTTACTTCTTTTTTAGGGTTTGAAAAAGGAGGAGGGTTATCAGTTATAAAGTTGGTATATGTACCTATTTCAATAGCAGTTGGGATAATAACAGGAATAGTAATTGGATATATACTAGTAAAGTTCTTTAAAAAGTTTCATATGACAGATTCTGTAAAAGTAGTTATTTTATTAAGTATATCATTTTTATTATTAGAACTTGAAAAAAAAATGGGAGAAAAGATTCCATTCTCTTCTCTTATAGCAGTGATGAGTATTGGAATAGGAATTTTAAAAAATTATGATATTCTTGCAAAAAGACTTTCAGCAAAGTTTTCAAAATTATGGGTAGCTGCTGAAATTCTTCTTTTTGTATTGGTAGGAGCAACAGTAGATATAAAATATGCTATTGCAGCAGGATTTTTAGCAATAATATTGATATTAGGAGCGTTAGTATTTAGAATGGCAGGAGTTTATTTTTGTTTGTTAGGGAGCAGGCTTAATACAAAAGAAAGAGCCTTTACAATGATGGCTTATACTCCTAAAGCAACTGTACAGGCAGCTATTGGAGGCATACCTCTAGCTATGGGACTTGCATGTGGAGAATTGACATTGACAGTGGCAGTTCTTTCTATATTAGTAACTGCACCATTAGGAGCTTTTGCAATTGATTATAGTTATAAAAAACTTCTGAAACAAGGATAA
- a CDS encoding DUF1846 domain-containing protein, translating to MKIGFDHNKYLEEQSKYILERVNNFDKLYLEFGGKLLFDLHAKRVLPGFDENAKIKLLHKLKEKVEIVICVYSGDIERNKIRGDFGITYDMDVFRLIDDLREYQLAVNSVVITRYDDQPATTLFINKLERRGIKVYKHRSTKGYPTDIDTIVSDEGYGKNPYIETTKPIVVITAPGPGSGKLATCLSQLYHEYKRGTFAGYSKFETFPVWNVPLKHPLNIAYEAATVDLKDVNMIDPFHLEAYGETAINYNRDIEAFPLLKRIIEKITGKESMYKSPTDMGVNRVGYGIIDDNVVKEASKQEIIRRYFKTGCEYKKGYVDKETFQRTQMIMESLNLKEEDRKVVSVARERLAKLKTEHNDKNGICSAIALELSDGTIVTGKKSALMDAASAAVLNAIKHFANINDEILLISPVILEPIINLKSKTFKSKNIALDCEEILIALSISAATNPMAQVAMDKIHMLKGTQAHSTNILSRNDEQTLRKLGVDLTCDQVFPTENLYYNI from the coding sequence ATGAAGATAGGATTTGATCATAATAAATATCTTGAAGAACAATCAAAATACATTCTTGAAAGAGTAAATAATTTCGATAAATTATACCTTGAATTTGGTGGAAAACTCTTATTTGACCTTCATGCCAAAAGAGTTCTTCCTGGTTTCGATGAAAATGCTAAAATAAAGCTGCTACACAAATTAAAAGAAAAAGTAGAAATTGTTATCTGTGTATATTCTGGAGATATAGAAAGAAATAAGATCAGAGGAGACTTTGGAATCACTTATGATATGGATGTATTCAGATTGATAGATGATCTTAGAGAATATCAGTTAGCAGTAAATAGTGTCGTTATAACAAGATATGATGATCAGCCTGCTACAACTCTATTTATAAATAAACTAGAGCGTCGAGGCATCAAAGTATACAAGCATAGATCAACTAAAGGTTATCCTACAGATATAGATACAATTGTCAGTGATGAAGGTTATGGAAAAAATCCTTATATAGAGACAACTAAACCAATAGTTGTTATAACTGCCCCTGGTCCTGGAAGTGGAAAACTTGCCACTTGTTTAAGCCAACTATATCATGAATACAAAAGAGGAACTTTTGCAGGATATTCAAAATTTGAAACTTTTCCTGTATGGAATGTCCCTCTTAAGCACCCATTGAATATTGCATATGAAGCAGCTACTGTAGATCTTAAAGATGTAAATATGATTGATCCTTTCCATCTAGAGGCTTATGGAGAAACTGCTATAAACTATAATCGTGATATTGAAGCTTTTCCTTTATTAAAAAGAATAATAGAAAAAATAACAGGAAAGGAATCTATGTACAAATCTCCTACTGATATGGGAGTAAACAGGGTAGGTTATGGAATAATAGATGATAATGTTGTAAAAGAAGCCTCTAAGCAAGAAATAATAAGAAGATATTTTAAAACTGGTTGTGAATATAAGAAAGGTTATGTAGATAAAGAAACTTTCCAGAGAACACAAATGATAATGGAATCTTTAAACTTAAAAGAAGAAGATAGAAAAGTAGTATCAGTGGCTAGAGAAAGATTAGCTAAGTTAAAAACTGAACATAATGATAAAAATGGTATTTGCTCTGCTATTGCTTTAGAACTATCTGATGGAACTATTGTTACTGGAAAAAAATCAGCTTTAATGGATGCTGCTTCTGCAGCTGTTCTTAATGCCATTAAGCATTTTGCAAATATAAATGATGAAATACTTCTTATATCTCCAGTTATACTTGAACCTATTATCAATTTAAAATCTAAAACATTTAAAAGCAAAAATATAGCTCTTGATTGTGAAGAAATACTAATAGCTTTAAGTATTTCAGCAGCAACTAATCCAATGGCTCAAGTAGCCATGGATAAAATACATATGTTAAAAGGAACTCAGGCTCACAGCACTAATATTCTTAGTAGAAATGATGAACAGACTTTAAGAAAACTAGGTGTTGACCTTACTTGTGATCAAGTATTCCCAACAGAAAACCTTTATTATAATATTTAA
- a CDS encoding LytTR family DNA-binding domain-containing protein: MKFLFYGDDLFFYLLKETFTFDIGRVENFEKGFPEETVLITDNNIFNIENISFDNLKKIYIYSDRVETKFLKRYSDFINKISFHGRDEYIFFEKFFIEKLDKVKLDKRNKVILSDSFKDVVIPMEDIEYFSYDRNQKKSFAIVDGNSYFLKKSLTEIEKFMEDSDFIRIERGIILNIKKIKEIDYKEEYVMTNSGQKIYLGRSILKKISENYFEDFYRL, encoded by the coding sequence ATGAAATTTCTATTTTATGGAGATGATTTGTTTTTTTACCTTTTAAAAGAAACTTTTACTTTTGATATTGGAAGAGTAGAAAATTTTGAAAAAGGTTTTCCAGAAGAAACTGTACTTATAACTGATAATAATATTTTTAATATTGAAAATATATCTTTTGATAATTTAAAGAAAATATATATTTATTCAGACAGAGTAGAAACAAAATTTTTAAAAAGATATAGTGATTTTATAAACAAGATATCCTTTCATGGAAGAGATGAGTATATATTTTTTGAGAAATTCTTTATAGAAAAATTAGATAAAGTAAAGTTAGATAAGCGAAATAAAGTTATATTGTCTGATAGCTTTAAAGATGTAGTAATCCCTATGGAAGATATTGAATATTTTTCATATGACAGGAATCAGAAAAAATCTTTTGCTATTGTTGATGGAAATTCATATTTTCTGAAAAAATCTCTAACAGAAATTGAAAAATTTATGGAAGACTCAGATTTCATAAGAATTGAGAGGGGAATAATTCTTAATATAAAGAAGATAAAGGAGATAGATTACAAAGAGGAATATGTAATGACAAATAGCGGACAAAAAATATATCTAGGAAGAAGTATACTTAAAAAAATAAGTGAAAATTATTTTGAGGATTTTTATAGATTATAA
- a CDS encoding MerR family transcriptional regulator translates to MKKLYKIGEISKLYNISSDILRHYEKIGLIIPDARDENGYRYYSQKQIWKLNNIRNLRNLGVGLKKITEFMEDRNLIKTKEVIDFQLIKIEEKLKKFSELKKELEDKRKNIEYFEEFKEYEKPVLREIDKRYILYKKGNFHEEWEIDFELKKLKKKLPDDNDFIFTESEVGTTILKENWENGEYLNYSSTFVITADKTENIIKKEVYLTFVFKGSYEKVREHYAFLKEYIKTNNLTVTGDIIEIYHIEIHITDNENEYVTEIQIPVKK, encoded by the coding sequence ATGAAAAAATTATATAAAATTGGAGAAATAAGTAAACTTTATAATATAAGCAGTGATATATTAAGACATTATGAAAAAATAGGGTTGATCATTCCTGATGCAAGAGATGAAAATGGATATAGATATTATTCTCAAAAACAAATATGGAAATTAAATAATATAAGAAATTTAAGAAATTTAGGAGTGGGATTAAAAAAAATAACAGAATTTATGGAAGATAGAAATTTAATAAAAACTAAAGAAGTAATAGATTTTCAATTAATAAAAATAGAGGAAAAATTAAAAAAATTTTCTGAATTAAAAAAAGAACTTGAAGATAAGAGAAAAAATATAGAATATTTTGAAGAATTTAAAGAGTATGAAAAACCTGTGTTGAGGGAAATAGATAAAAGATATATTTTATATAAAAAAGGAAATTTCCATGAGGAATGGGAAATAGATTTTGAACTGAAAAAATTAAAAAAGAAACTTCCTGATGACAATGACTTTATTTTTACTGAAAGTGAAGTTGGAACCACTATTTTGAAAGAAAACTGGGAAAATGGTGAATATCTTAATTACAGCAGTACATTTGTAATAACTGCGGATAAAACAGAAAATATAATAAAAAAAGAGGTATACTTAACTTTTGTATTCAAAGGAAGCTATGAAAAAGTGAGAGAACATTATGCCTTTTTAAAAGAATACATAAAAACAAATAATCTTACTGTAACAGGGGATATAATTGAAATATATCATATAGAGATACATATTACAGATAATGAAAATGAATATGTTACTGAAATTCAAATACCTGTAAAAAAATAG
- a CDS encoding Hint domain-containing protein: MCLEENTKIFMADGSHKPIKEIRIGDMVMSDSGESKIVRNVWQGREEHMMCIELKNGSKVTLTENHPIKTVSGMKKAKEIDENDEILIVYGDKFKIASISCIEYNGRVYNLDISGNFMMAEGIAVGDFEAQNKI, from the coding sequence ATGTGCTTAGAAGAAAATACTAAAATATTCATGGCTGATGGCTCACACAAACCTATTAAAGAAATAAGAATAGGGGATATGGTAATGAGCGACTCTGGAGAGTCTAAAATAGTAAGAAATGTGTGGCAGGGAAGAGAGGAACACATGATGTGTATAGAACTAAAAAATGGTTCAAAAGTTACACTTACAGAGAATCACCCTATAAAAACTGTATCTGGAATGAAAAAAGCAAAAGAAATAGATGAGAATGATGAAATATTAATAGTTTATGGAGATAAATTTAAAATAGCTTCAATAAGCTGTATTGAATATAATGGAAGAGTATACAATTTAGATATTTCTGGAAATTTTATGATGGCTGAAGGTATAGCTGTTGGAGATTTTGAAGCACAAAATAAAATATAG
- a CDS encoding MATE family efflux transporter codes for MKEKKSLIRTILRYSIPSVISMWMFTIYTMVDGIFIGKYVGPLGLAGVNITMPLINFTFAVGIMIAVGSSTMIAIHFGEGD; via the coding sequence ATGAAAGAAAAAAAATCGTTAATAAGGACCATATTGAGGTATAGTATACCTTCTGTAATCTCTATGTGGATGTTCACTATTTATACTATGGTAGATGGTATCTTCATTGGAAAATATGTTGGTCCTTTGGGTCTTGCAGGAGTAAATATTACTATGCCTCTTATCAACTTCACATTTGCTGTTGGAATAATGATAGCTGTTGGAAGTTCAACAATGATAGCTATACATTTTGGTGAAGGTGACTGA